A stretch of Castanea sativa cultivar Marrone di Chiusa Pesio chromosome 2, ASM4071231v1 DNA encodes these proteins:
- the LOC142625613 gene encoding uncharacterized protein LOC142625613, translating to MAAENDVDLSNLKSQLSQTHEEWKHEMERSQSQVDVLQAKIMEVKISIQGSEEDAKKELEVLWRRVKTTATLLTYLKSKARLMAVPHLAHTSCGIKQLEGVGFIDKNGTPLSGWTRNIDLSSFDGPDEETLIGISGKYVSLDEQDATYTGEILKSVQMVTDVMEALVKRVILAESETVIEKEKVTFGQEEIKRKSIQIENMSLKLEEMERFALGTNSILNEMRQRVEDLVEETSRQRQRAAENEQELCRVKRDFESLKSYVSSLITVRETLLSSEKQFQTIEKLFERLVAKTTQLEGEKMQKETEVQKLMEENVRLSALLDKKEAQLLAMNEQCKVMALSASNI from the exons ATGGCTGCAGAGAATGATGTTGACTTGTCAAATTTGAAGTCTCAGCTAAGCCAAACACACGAAGAGTGGAAGCACGAAATGGAAAGGAGCCAGTCCCAAGTGGATGTCTTGCAAGCAAAAATTATGGAGGTAAAAATATCTATACAGGGGTCTGAGGAAGATGCAAAGAAGGAGTTAGAGGTTCTTTGGCGGAGAGTTAAAACTACTGCAACACTTTTAACCTACTTGAAATCAAAGGCACGACTCATGGCTGTTCCCCATTTAGCCCATACATCATGTGGCATCAAACAATTAGAAGGGGTAGGGTTTATTGACAAAAATGGTACACCATTGTCTGGCTGGACTAGGAATATTGATCTTTCTTCATTTGACGGTCCAGATGAAGAAACACTGATTGGAATTAGTGGGAAATATGTTTCACTGGATGAACAAGATGCAACGTACACTGGTGAAATACTCAAGTCTGTGCAGATGGTTACAGATGTAATGGAAGCTCTTGTTAAAAGGGTTATATTAGCAGAATCTGAAACTGTAATTGAGAAGGAGAAGGTAACTTTTGGCCAGGAAGAAATTAAACGGAAGTCAATCCAAATTGAGAACATGTCTTTGAAGTTAGAGGAGATGGAACGTTTTGCTCTAGGTACAAATAGCATACTGAATGAAATGCGGCAGAGAGTTGAGGATTTGGTTGAAGAAACATCTAGACAGAGGCAGCGAGCTGCAGAAAATGAACAGGAGCTTTGTCGTGTGAAAAGAGACTTTGAGTCTCTAAAATCATATGTTAGCAGTCTCATCACTGTGAGAGAAACACTTCTTTCATCAGAGAAGCAGTTCCAAACTATTGAGAAGCTGTTTGAACG GCTAGTCGCAAAGACAACACAGTTAGAGGGTGAGAAGATGCAGAAAGAGACTGAAGTGCAGAAACTTATGGAAGAGAATGTGAGGTTAAGTGCTCTTCTTGACAAGAAAGAGGCTCAGCTTTTGGCCATGAATGAACAGTGCAAGGTAATGGCCTTGAGCGCTTCAAATATCTAA
- the LOC142623508 gene encoding transcription initiation factor TFIID subunit 14b-like: protein MSHLTISARKQGEYQSDDGASAPKQPRLKFGKSAEDTDKKGASRRLKDVEICVPIVYGTIAFYLGRKASESQSHKWTVYVRGATNEDLGVVIKRVVFQLHPSFNNPTRVVESPPFELSECGWGEFEIAISLFFHSDVCDKQVDLYHHLKLYPEDESGPQSTKKPVVMESYNEIVFPDPSENFLARVLNHPAVIVPRLPAGFNLPDPVPIENLHEREKGDTKDHPHSQWFMNFSEADELLKLAAARQQVQAHIIKLRRQLSMMDGLPQLSKPPTGYEFT from the exons ATGTCACACCTCACAATTTCAGCAAGAAAACAAGGCGAATACCAGTCCGATGATGGTGCTTCTGCCCCAAAGCAACCTCGTCTCAAATTTGGAAAGTCCGCTGAAGACACCGACAAAAAG GGTGCAAGCAGGAGGCTGAAGGATGTTGAAATTTGTGTTCCAATAGTATATGGAACAATTGCATTTTATCTCGGTAGAAAGGCCAGTGA GTCTCAGTCGCACAAGTGGACTGTGTATGTACGTGGGGCAACAAATGAGGATCTTGGGGTGGTAATAAAACGGGTGGTATTTCAGTTGCATCCTAGTTTCAATAATCCTACAAGAGTGGTTGAATCGCCCCCATTTGAGTTATCAGAATGTGGATGGGGTGAATTTGAAATTGCCATCAGCCTTTTTTTCCATAGTGACGTCTGCGATAAACAAGTGGATTT GTATCACCATTTGAAGTTATATCCTGAAGATGAATCTGGCCCCCAGTCAACCAAGAAACCTGTTGTAATGGAATCATACAATGAAATTGTATTCCCTGATCCATCAGAGAATTTTTTGGCTCGTGTGCTGAATCATCCAGCTGTTATTGTGCCTCGGCTGCCTGCTGGTTTTAACTTGCCTGATCCTG TGCCAATTGAGAACTTGCATGAAAGGGAAAAGGGTGATACCAAAGATCATCCCCATAGTCAGTGGTTCATGAATTTCTCAGAGGCCGACGAGCTTTTGAAACTGGCAGCAGCTCGTCAGCAG GTACAAGCGCATATTATTAAGCTGAGAAGACAATTGAGTATGATGGATGGGCTGCCTCAACTGTCGAAACCACCCACTGGTTATGAATTTACATGA